The following is a genomic window from Anopheles aquasalis chromosome 3, idAnoAquaMG_Q_19, whole genome shotgun sequence.
TCCATAAACGAAACCAAATCATAAAGTGCGCCACATAAAATACGCGCTCGGTTCTGTTCGATGCCGAACCGGTAAACGGGAATTATCGGCATCGATTTTGGACGAACGGAGGATGTTAGACTAGGagctgtgttgtgtgcgtttttCCTTActttccgtggtggtggctgcatCGTGAAGGATATTCGGTTTTCCGCCAAAAAAgtaaaacccctttttttcttcctcgctCTGCGCGTATCCCCTTATCACTCCGCTCACGCTCACTCGTTCGGTCAACTTTTCTCTagcttttccggtttttttcttttctgcgtATCACGGCAAGAAACTGCGAAAGGTTAGACTAGCACACTTGTCAGACTGGCGGAGGAGCACTGGAAGCACGCAGGGACAAACCGTTTGCCCCCTCGGGGAAAATTGCTGTACGACTACACTTCCCTTGAAGCATCACAAGCTTTTCCGCACGATTTTCACTCCCACTCCATGTGCGGGTAATATGGAAAGTACACCCACAGCACACCGTGTACTCCGTGAATCGCCTACACCTTACACCCGTTTATAATCGAATCGAGGATGTTTCTCGCACGTTTCTCTAATCAATAAAAGAATGAAATGCTATTCACGTTCTTGCTCCCTAcgacccacacacatacagaagcacacacgcgcacacagacagaggcGACGGCGTCCGGAAAAAGACCAATTCTGGATACCAATGCTAGCTGGCTAGCCTTAATCCGATGCGATCCGTTCCGATGGTTTTATGTAATCACATCACTTTCGCTGCACTCCTAGTGCTAGTGCCTACGCACTCTCCTTCGGCAGGGGCTTCATGGTGCGTGAAAAAAACCGTGCTTGTGGCCAAATGTGCTCCAGCACTAGCAGGTCACCCAGGTCCGCCTCGACACTCGACTGACTCCGATGGTGACCACTACTTGGGCCCGTGTGAGAGGCTTGATGATGGTGTATTGATTGTCCTCTATCGCGTTCGTCCGCTGCCCAACGACGTCACACAATCAcactacacacccacacatccACACGCATACATACAGCGACTAGTAGTCGTGAATGAATGGCGTGAAAATTTGGGTCTCCGCGAAACCGCTATCGATGCAagcttcctcgtcgtcgtcgtcctcgtcctcgtcgtccgtgtgctgtgctggtggtggtgtgttcgtTGCGTCACTATCATTTGCCTGTCTCGGTGGCTCATTAGTAACGGTAGCGCCATCATCTCTCTTTCATTTCGCCATTCGCTTTCCCTTGCGCACGCACAGGAAAAGCTAGCCGATGGCTGGGTGGTCGTCCTGCACACACCTtgcatttcccttttccccctaGTGCGCATGACGGCTGTCTACTTGGCGAAACGGAGTAAGAAGTTGCGtggagcgaaagcgaacgagatAGGAATAAAGGGACAGCAGTGCATGGGCAACAGGAGAACGAGATACTTCTTCAGGGAGCTTGATTCTAGCGATACGAAAAGTTCTTGACAGATagagcaagcgagagcgagcgagacggtAAAAGCTTACGGAGTAGGCGAGTAACTGCCAAGCACTCAAGGGTTTCTGATAGTTCAACGATAAATACTAACAAGCGACTGACAGCACTGCTAGGGAGCTTTCGGAAACTATATACTACTGGCAGTTTttgtgaaacaaaaataatgaGCATGCTGCCCCGCGGATGATGGCAAGATAACAGGAGGATGTacccaaaaagaaaacccactTTCACTGTGCGACCaatcactaaaaaaaaaaaagcataccAAACCCTTTCCCTGTCCCCTTACCTGGCGAAAAGCGTAACGGTTCATCAACTTCCTGCGTCTCGGCTCACGGTTACGGTCACGGTCGGGCGCAAAACGCAAATTCGGCAGCGAGCCGGCCATGTGCAATGCTTTCCCCATTGCCCAGTCGCGGTAGGCGCCGTGAAAACTATGTTCAATCTGCAAAAGATCTGTTTCCCAACTGTCGCTCTATGTCCATGTGGTGCTTCGCTCTGTGGATTGCACTGTGTTTGCCATTATTTATCAGGTGTTCGTTAGTACATGCCGGCTGGTATCGATAAGGAATCGGGTGATAGATAAGACTTCCTCGAGTGTATCGAATTCGTACGCTCCGCTCCGCAGCGCCACAGTACCGGTATCAATCAATATGTCCGGCCATGGTGCCGTCCTTCACTGATTTCAGTGTACTTCCCTATTGCTTTATAGCCGAGATGTGGTCAGTTAGCATTGAATTAGAGTATGTAGCATTTAAAACAGCTGCTCATATAAAGTATTTCAATAACATAATATTAAACAACAGTTCTAGCCTAGTTTGCCGACAGGAGAATGCGATTTCATCTTCATTCCGTTAATAACCAATCGCTTTAGTCTCCGCATCGCTAGTACACAACAGCATACGAATGCGACGCTCAATCAGAAATGAACTTGAACATTAAAATGCGATGAATCTGCCTAGTCATTCTACTACAGATCATAAAAGGAATGCCTTCCTTCATTAGCATCGGTCCGTGAATGTGATGAGCGTTTCTATCCCCCCAGAAACACACGATCGTGCTAAGTGATAAGAATTCTCGCGCTACCGACGCTACTAGTTCAGAAGCAAACTCTATCATCGTGTACAGTTTTGCTCGCGATGCGCACAATAGCTGTTCCTTTGCGCGTGGTGGCAAACCGTAACCGATACCCTAATTGACCTTAGTAACCGATCTTCCTATCTTATCAAACCGGCGACACTGATTGTTGTGGCCACAGTCTGGCCAAATTTTGATGGCTCGTTTTCGCCAACAATCGCCAGTCGTGTTTGGGAGACGAAAGAATGAAGTCTAACATCGCTtgcctggtgctgttggtggtggtgattggatGGCTCggaacagccagccaggcggCCAACATTCTCTACATTAACACTGTCGCCTCGCCCAGCCATTTCGGATGGTAAGTGTTATCGTTCTTCACGTgcagcaggggggggggggggaaacggtGAGACCAAGTTCAATGCCTACTCCAACAATTCCACAGGAACCGAGCACTTATGTACGCGCTGGCGGAGCAAGGTCATAATTTGACCGTGTTCGGTGTCGACCACGACGAGAATCCACCGCCCAATGTGACCTTCATACTGCTGGAGGATGTGTACAAGCAGCTTTACAGTGATCCTGACCTCGATACGGACTTTTTCGCGATGAGCAAAATCTCCGTGTTCGAGATGCTGAAGCTGTACGATGATTATATGCTCGGAACGTGCGAGATCGCGCTGCGAACGGAAGGAGCCAAACGGATACGCGATTATCCGCCCGACTTTGGATTCGATCTGCTCATTCACGATTACCTATCCGGTCCCTGTTTGGCGGCGTTGGCTCATCATCGGTTCGGTCGGCCACCGGTTGTGGCTGTGACCGGTTATCACGGTGCATCGACCACCATCTCCATCACAGGCGCTTACCAGTACTCGGCACTCATCCCGAACCACGCACTGGACGCCATGGAGGAGATGAGCTACCGCGAGCGCTTCGTTAACCTGTTGGCCAACATGTGGGAGGAGGTGCTGCAGCGTTGTGATATCGTACCGCGTACCAATCGGATGCTGCGGGAGTATGATCCGACCGTACCGGATGTGGCGGAGTTTAACCGTGAGACGAAGCTCGTACTGTTGAACGCGAATCCAATCATTCAATTCACGGAACCACTCATGCCCAACATTATACCGGTCGGAGGTCTGCAGATCGTTAAACCGAAACCATTGCCCGCCGATCTCGCCAAGCTGCTCGATGCGTCCGGAGACGGCGGTGTCGTTCTTTTCTCGCTGGGAACGAACGTGCGCAGTGACATGCTGGGTGAGGTGCGGATTAATGCGATCCTCGATGCGATGCAGGCACTGCCGGAGTATACGTTCCTGTGGAAGTTCGAATCGGACACCATCACCCGCCGGTTGCCACCGAACGTGCACATTCGGCCATGGATGCCACAGAACTCGCTGCTGGCACACCCCAAGCTGAAGCTGTTCATCACGCACAGTGGACTGCTCAGCACCCAGGAAGCCATCTGGCACGGGGTGCCCGTGATCGGATTTCCCGTGTTTGCCGATCAGTTCAAGAACATCAACTACTGCGAATCGAAGGGTGTCGGTAAACGATTGAGCATCGAACACCTAAACACCCAGCAGCTGATTGCGACCATCCGGGAGATTATGACCAACGAAAGGTAACGGATGCTTGgccattctttttcttctccctggCCACGGACACTAACGTTCACTTTCAACCCGTTTTCCGTTGCAGCTATCGGACCAACATGAATCATATGTCTAAGCTGTTCCGTGATCAACCGGAACATCCCCTTGATCGTGCGGTCTGGTGGGTGGAGTGGGTCCTGCGGAATCCCGATGCAACGGAACTGTTGTCGCACGCATCCCGGATGCACTGGTTCGTCAAGTACTCGTAcgacgtgctgctgccactgtttgcAGCTCTAGCCATCTGTTGCCACATCGTTCTGTTCGGCGCGCGTCGACTGTTCTGCCGGAAGGCAAAGACTGTGGGACCAAACGGAAAGCAGAAGCGATCATAAGAAGACGGACCAAAGTTCATGGCAAGGTGGTAGTTGGCAACAGCTGCCCCCGGTGATAATAAGTCATACCAAAAAGGGAACCTATCGATAAgaattcttctttttttttgctgaataGAAGGGCAAAAGCACTTGGTCGTTTCTGCAAATCATGATCGCTGGTGTCCAGGTGGTTACGATGACAGGGGAGATAATAACGACAAGTCGTAGATAACGAAAACTGGTTTAAAATAAAAGCCTGGATTTTTTTACCTGTTTTGTGCTATCAGCAACTGATGACTTTACCTTGTCCACGTGCCATCCTTTAATCATACAATGATTGTGAGCGATTCAGGGTTCGTGAATATGTTTCACACTGAAAAGATGCAGCAAACAC
Proteins encoded in this region:
- the LOC126578179 gene encoding UDP-glucosyltransferase 2-like; the protein is MKSNIACLVLLVVVIGWLGTASQAANILYINTVASPSHFGWNRALMYALAEQGHNLTVFGVDHDENPPPNVTFILLEDVYKQLYSDPDLDTDFFAMSKISVFEMLKLYDDYMLGTCEIALRTEGAKRIRDYPPDFGFDLLIHDYLSGPCLAALAHHRFGRPPVVAVTGYHGASTTISITGAYQYSALIPNHALDAMEEMSYRERFVNLLANMWEEVLQRCDIVPRTNRMLREYDPTVPDVAEFNRETKLVLLNANPIIQFTEPLMPNIIPVGGLQIVKPKPLPADLAKLLDASGDGGVVLFSLGTNVRSDMLGEVRINAILDAMQALPEYTFLWKFESDTITRRLPPNVHIRPWMPQNSLLAHPKLKLFITHSGLLSTQEAIWHGVPVIGFPVFADQFKNINYCESKGVGKRLSIEHLNTQQLIATIREIMTNESYRTNMNHMSKLFRDQPEHPLDRAVWWVEWVLRNPDATELLSHASRMHWFVKYSYDVLLPLFAALAICCHIVLFGARRLFCRKAKTVGPNGKQKRS